The Chelatococcus sp. HY11 genome includes a window with the following:
- a CDS encoding plasmid stabilization protein, protein MPRGDKSAYSDKQKRKAEHIEESYESRGVSEKEAERRAWATVNKDSGGGNKSGSGRGKPDTNAAAKKGGKLGGKTAASRSAADRSASARKAAATRKRNAAEHRTQ, encoded by the coding sequence ATGCCTCGTGGAGATAAATCCGCCTATTCCGACAAGCAAAAGCGCAAGGCCGAACATATCGAGGAGAGCTACGAAAGCCGTGGCGTCAGCGAGAAAGAGGCTGAACGCCGTGCCTGGGCGACGGTGAACAAGGACAGCGGCGGCGGCAACAAGAGCGGCTCCGGCCGGGGCAAGCCGGATACGAACGCGGCTGCCAAGAAAGGCGGGAAGCTCGGCGGCAAGACGGCGGCCTCGCGCAGCGCAGCAGACCGCTCTGCCTCCGCGCGGAAAGCGGCCGCGACGCGCAAGCGCAACGCGGCTGAGCATCGAACGCAATGA
- a CDS encoding site-specific integrase: MADIRKRKGNNGTNYQVRYSRKSTKTGYAYATFDTLKEARAFTENLGSLKHIAGGRKVTVPEAVQIWLDTCEKIGRDGREKVETTTHVEYQRRGAIMKAYDWEKHLHELEAADVVHFRNWLLQHKSRDLARRTLSSFHSVIIEMRLQGLIKDDPAAGITIRADGRYEEDDSEVRIPTDDEVRALLRAADVMGEGSEQLATAWRRYRPMIYLAVFSGMRPSEYRGLAWSNIQIDRVHVRQRADRLNQIGPVKSRAGRRTIYLPEAVGKMVLDWKEHCPASSLGLVFPTAQGKPMALNNFARRCWEPLMRAANLMEPDPKGKEGAMRPRFTPYGLRHYFASKLIAKGEDLKFIQTSMGHADIQITLNVYGHLLKDKEARHQRTAEEFAAELMAAE, from the coding sequence ATGGCAGACATAAGGAAACGCAAGGGCAATAACGGCACGAATTATCAAGTCCGGTATTCCAGAAAAAGCACAAAGACCGGCTATGCCTACGCCACCTTCGATACGTTGAAGGAGGCGCGCGCTTTCACTGAAAATCTGGGCAGTCTCAAACATATCGCCGGCGGGCGGAAAGTGACCGTGCCTGAGGCCGTGCAAATCTGGCTCGATACCTGCGAGAAGATTGGCCGTGACGGCCGGGAGAAGGTTGAGACCACCACCCACGTCGAATATCAGCGGCGCGGCGCCATCATGAAGGCGTATGATTGGGAAAAGCATCTGCACGAGCTTGAGGCCGCCGATGTCGTGCATTTTCGCAACTGGCTGCTTCAACATAAGAGCCGGGATTTGGCGCGCCGCACCCTGTCCTCTTTCCATTCGGTAATCATCGAGATGCGGCTTCAGGGCCTGATCAAGGACGACCCTGCCGCTGGCATCACCATTCGTGCCGATGGCCGGTACGAAGAGGATGACAGCGAAGTTCGCATCCCGACTGACGACGAGGTCCGCGCCCTTTTGAGGGCTGCGGATGTGATGGGCGAAGGGTCAGAGCAGCTGGCGACGGCCTGGCGCCGTTATCGCCCCATGATTTACCTCGCCGTGTTTTCCGGTATGCGCCCATCCGAGTACCGGGGGCTTGCCTGGAGCAATATTCAAATCGACCGTGTCCACGTCCGGCAGCGCGCCGACCGCCTCAACCAGATTGGGCCGGTCAAATCCCGTGCCGGTAGGCGTACCATCTATCTCCCCGAAGCTGTCGGGAAGATGGTCCTGGATTGGAAAGAGCATTGCCCGGCCTCCTCACTGGGCCTCGTGTTCCCGACGGCGCAGGGCAAGCCGATGGCGCTCAATAACTTCGCGCGGCGCTGCTGGGAGCCGCTGATGAGAGCGGCGAACCTGATGGAGCCCGACCCCAAGGGGAAAGAGGGAGCCATGCGGCCGCGCTTTACGCCCTACGGCTTGAGGCACTATTTCGCATCCAAGCTGATTGCCAAGGGCGAAGACCTGAAATTTATCCAGACCAGCATGGGTCATGCCGACATCCAAATTACCTTGAATGTCTACGGGCATCTGTTGAAGGATAAAGAGGCCAGACATCAACGCACCGCGGAGGAGTTTGCGGCAGAATTGATGGCGGCAGAGTAG
- the dapE gene encoding succinyl-diaminopimelate desuccinylase has protein sequence MSSSESPGTSTQTPEVTLPASVAPPAEPSPAVALTRDLIRCRSVTPDEGGALALIDQRLSEVGFATHRLTFTAPDTPDVENLYARYGREAPFLLFAGHTDVVPPGDEAHWSYDPFGGVVEDGRIFGRGASDMKGGVAAMVAAALAFIKANPNFPGSIGFMLTGDEEGPAVNGTVKLLEWVKNERGDKFDHCILAEPTNPEALGDMIKIGRRGSLSGRIVLAGKQGHVAYPQLADNPIQHLTALISALKDTPLDDGTAHFAPSNLEFTTIDIGNPSTNVIPAEVRAAFNIRFNDIWTPETLADEIRRRITDAGLDERTRVTFLPTNATAFVTEPGSFVAVLSRAIEAETGLKPALSTTGGTSDARFIKDYCSVVEFGLVGQTMHQVDEHVSTADIDGLTAIFRRVLQDYFASSAR, from the coding sequence ATGTCGTCATCCGAGTCTCCCGGCACCAGCACCCAAACTCCCGAAGTCACACTGCCTGCTTCCGTCGCACCGCCGGCAGAGCCGTCTCCTGCGGTTGCCCTCACACGGGATCTAATCCGTTGCAGGTCCGTCACGCCGGATGAGGGCGGGGCGCTCGCACTCATCGACCAGAGGCTGTCCGAGGTCGGCTTCGCGACGCACCGGCTCACCTTCACGGCTCCCGATACGCCGGACGTGGAGAACCTCTACGCGCGCTACGGCCGTGAGGCGCCCTTCCTGCTCTTCGCGGGGCACACGGATGTGGTGCCGCCGGGCGACGAGGCCCATTGGAGCTATGATCCCTTCGGGGGTGTGGTCGAGGATGGGCGCATCTTCGGCCGCGGCGCCTCCGACATGAAGGGCGGCGTGGCGGCCATGGTCGCGGCGGCGCTCGCTTTCATCAAGGCCAATCCGAATTTTCCCGGATCGATCGGCTTCATGCTGACGGGCGACGAGGAAGGCCCCGCCGTCAATGGTACGGTGAAGCTTCTGGAATGGGTGAAGAACGAGCGCGGCGACAAGTTCGACCACTGCATCCTGGCGGAGCCCACCAATCCGGAGGCCCTGGGCGACATGATCAAGATCGGCCGGCGCGGCTCGCTTTCCGGCCGCATCGTGCTGGCGGGCAAGCAGGGCCATGTGGCCTATCCGCAGCTTGCCGACAATCCGATCCAGCATCTCACGGCGCTGATCTCTGCGCTGAAGGACACGCCGCTGGACGACGGCACGGCGCATTTCGCCCCGTCAAACCTGGAATTCACCACCATCGACATCGGCAATCCCTCGACCAATGTCATTCCGGCTGAGGTGCGCGCCGCCTTCAATATCCGCTTCAACGATATCTGGACGCCGGAAACGCTCGCGGACGAGATCCGGCGGCGGATCACCGACGCGGGCCTCGACGAGCGGACGCGCGTCACCTTCCTGCCCACCAATGCCACGGCCTTCGTGACGGAGCCAGGCTCCTTCGTTGCGGTGCTGTCGCGGGCGATCGAGGCGGAAACCGGCTTGAAGCCGGCGCTGTCGACGACAGGCGGCACCTCGGATGCGCGCTTCATCAAGGATTACTGCTCGGTCGTGGAATTCGGGCTCGTCGGGCAGACCATGCACCAGGTCGACGAGCACGTGTCGACCGCCGACATCGACGGCCTGACGGCGATCTTCCGCCGGGTGCTGCAGGACTATTTCGCGTCGTCGGCTCGGTAG
- a CDS encoding recombinase family protein: MKLLNRTILDAKNADSLRAALYLRVSTGRQAENDLSIPDQRRQAQEFCKARGWQVVIEFVDAGLSGTDDRRPELQRLLDLAAGGDSPFDVVVVHSFSRFARDHFALEYHVRRLRKNGVKLVSITQDLGDDPMSVMVRQVFALFDEYQSKENAKHVLRAMQENARQGFWNGAAAPYGYAIVAAEQRGAKTKKRLAIDAVEAEVVRLMFRLVREGNGTSGPLGVKALACYLNERGHRTRRGARWGIGPLHALLTSPTYKGEYRFNRKVWKTKEDKPEADQIMVAVDPIIDPSLFDAVQARLKSRNPRQTPPRVVTGPILLTGLATCASCGGGMTLRTGKSGRYRYYTCATCAQQGKSACPGRSIPMDKLDQIVTDQLNTSLFTPERVRAILGGLMARQASRSEDHAQRLSTLQNKVAECEGRLSRLYEAIENGIADASDPTLKDRLAALKAERDHAKAAKDRAFAELQPETRITEEKISAFATLMRENVANGAIPFRRAYLRSVIDQVEVDDTEIRIHGRRDVLERLVMGNGATPAGVPSFVRKWRARHDSNV; this comes from the coding sequence GTGAAACTTCTCAATCGCACGATTCTGGATGCGAAAAACGCTGATAGCCTGCGCGCTGCCCTCTATTTGCGTGTCTCCACCGGCCGCCAGGCCGAGAACGACCTTTCCATCCCCGACCAGCGGCGACAGGCGCAGGAATTCTGCAAGGCGCGCGGCTGGCAGGTTGTCATCGAGTTCGTCGATGCCGGACTTAGCGGCACCGACGACCGCCGTCCCGAGCTGCAACGGCTGCTAGACCTTGCTGCGGGCGGCGACTCCCCCTTCGACGTGGTTGTCGTCCATTCCTTCAGCCGCTTCGCCCGCGACCATTTCGCGCTCGAATACCATGTCCGCCGCCTGCGCAAGAACGGCGTAAAGCTCGTCAGCATCACACAAGATCTCGGCGATGACCCTATGAGCGTCATGGTCCGGCAGGTCTTTGCCCTGTTCGATGAGTACCAGTCCAAGGAAAACGCAAAGCACGTCCTCCGCGCCATGCAGGAGAATGCCCGGCAGGGCTTCTGGAATGGCGCTGCAGCGCCTTATGGATACGCCATTGTGGCTGCGGAGCAGCGGGGAGCAAAGACCAAGAAGCGCCTTGCCATCGATGCCGTGGAAGCTGAGGTGGTGCGGCTCATGTTCCGCCTTGTTCGCGAAGGCAACGGCACGAGCGGCCCCCTCGGCGTCAAAGCTCTTGCCTGCTACCTGAACGAACGGGGCCACCGCACCCGGCGCGGCGCTCGGTGGGGTATTGGCCCGCTGCACGCCCTCCTGACTAGCCCGACCTACAAGGGCGAGTACCGCTTTAACCGCAAAGTCTGGAAGACAAAGGAAGACAAGCCTGAAGCCGACCAGATCATGGTCGCTGTCGACCCTATCATTGACCCGTCCCTGTTCGATGCAGTGCAGGCCCGTCTGAAATCTCGCAACCCGAGACAAACGCCGCCGCGCGTCGTCACCGGCCCCATTCTCCTGACTGGCCTTGCGACCTGCGCCAGCTGCGGCGGCGGCATGACCCTGCGCACGGGTAAGTCAGGACGCTATCGCTACTACACTTGCGCCACCTGCGCCCAGCAGGGAAAGTCTGCCTGCCCGGGCCGGTCCATTCCGATGGACAAGCTCGACCAAATCGTCACCGACCAGCTCAATACATCGCTATTCACGCCCGAAAGGGTCCGCGCCATTCTCGGCGGGTTGATGGCCCGGCAGGCCTCGCGCAGCGAAGACCATGCGCAGCGCTTGTCCACTCTTCAGAACAAGGTCGCAGAGTGCGAAGGCCGCCTGTCACGGCTCTACGAAGCAATCGAGAACGGCATCGCCGACGCCTCCGACCCGACTCTGAAGGACCGGCTCGCCGCCCTCAAAGCGGAGCGCGACCATGCGAAGGCGGCCAAGGACCGCGCCTTTGCAGAACTCCAGCCGGAAACCAGAATCACAGAAGAGAAGATCAGCGCCTTCGCTACCCTCATGCGCGAGAACGTCGCCAACGGCGCCATCCCGTTCCGCCGTGCCTATCTGCGCTCCGTCATCGACCAGGTCGAGGTCGACGATACAGAAATCCGCATCCACGGGCGGAGAGACGTTCTAGAGCGGCTTGTGATGGGAAATGGGGCTACTCCGGCAGGAGTGCCCAGTTTTGTTCGTAAATGGCGCGCCCGACACGATTCGAACGTGTGA
- a CDS encoding PPC domain-containing DNA-binding protein, translating into MKSQLLNNADGQRIFAVVLEQGDEAIACIERFAAENSLSGAQVTAIGAFSKAKLQYFDWDNKAYRDIPVDEQAEVASLMGDIALSPEGKPALHLHAVLGLRDGRAVAGHFASGHVRPTLEVLISEAPRHLRKAFDPESGLALIKPQP; encoded by the coding sequence ATGAAGAGCCAGCTGCTCAACAATGCCGATGGACAACGCATTTTTGCCGTGGTGCTCGAGCAGGGCGACGAAGCCATCGCTTGTATCGAGCGCTTTGCCGCTGAAAACAGCCTCTCGGGCGCTCAGGTCACGGCTATTGGCGCCTTCAGCAAGGCCAAGCTCCAGTATTTCGATTGGGACAACAAGGCCTATCGCGACATTCCCGTCGATGAACAGGCGGAGGTCGCGTCGCTCATGGGTGATATCGCGTTGTCCCCGGAGGGCAAGCCCGCACTTCACCTCCATGCCGTCTTGGGTCTGCGCGACGGCCGCGCGGTGGCTGGGCATTTCGCGTCCGGGCACGTCCGGCCAACTCTGGAGGTGTTGATAAGCGAGGCGCCTCGCCACTTGCGCAAGGCTTTCGATCCGGAATCAGGGCTGGCGCTCATCAAACCGCAGCCTTGA
- the truA gene encoding tRNA pseudouridine(38-40) synthase TruA, with translation MPRYKLVVEYDGRAYCGWQWQDNGRAVQQAVEEAIARFAGHAARVQCAGRTDAGVHATHQVVHVDLDKAWRTDTVRDATNAHLKPEPVAILSAEVVGEDFDARHSAVKRHYLYRILNRRPPPAIEIGRVWHVPRQLDADAMHAAAQTLLGRHDFTTFRAADCQAKSPIRTLDRLDVERIGDEIRVFAAARSFLHHQVRSMVGTLERVGAGQWPVTQVAEALAARQRAACGPMAPATGLYLIGVDYP, from the coding sequence ATGCCGCGCTACAAGCTCGTCGTGGAATATGACGGCCGCGCCTATTGCGGCTGGCAGTGGCAGGACAACGGCCGCGCGGTTCAGCAGGCCGTCGAGGAGGCGATCGCGCGCTTCGCCGGCCATGCCGCGCGCGTGCAATGCGCCGGGCGCACCGACGCCGGCGTGCATGCGACCCATCAAGTGGTGCATGTCGACCTCGACAAGGCCTGGCGGACGGACACGGTGCGCGACGCCACCAACGCGCATCTGAAGCCGGAGCCCGTGGCGATCCTGTCCGCCGAGGTTGTGGGCGAGGATTTCGATGCCCGCCATTCGGCAGTTAAGCGCCACTATCTCTACCGCATCCTCAACCGACGCCCGCCGCCGGCGATCGAGATCGGCCGGGTGTGGCACGTCCCGCGCCAGCTCGACGCCGATGCCATGCATGCGGCAGCCCAGACGCTGCTCGGCCGGCACGATTTCACGACGTTCCGCGCGGCGGATTGCCAGGCCAAGAGCCCCATCCGCACGCTCGACCGGCTGGATGTCGAGCGGATCGGCGACGAGATCCGTGTCTTCGCGGCGGCGCGGTCATTCCTGCACCATCAGGTGCGCTCCATGGTCGGCACGCTGGAGCGCGTCGGTGCCGGCCAGTGGCCCGTGACCCAGGTGGCTGAAGCCCTCGCCGCGCGACAACGCGCCGCCTGCGGCCCCATGGCGCCGGCCACGGGGCTCTATCTCATCGGCGTGGATTATCCCTGA